The sequence CTCATCAATAAGTATTATACCATAGATAAAATTTATAGTCAAGGACAAAATATATCGATAAGGCATGGGTATATATAAAAGAGGTGATATACATGGAATACGTAAATCTATATACAAGGCAGCACGAGAACAGCTTGTACGAGCTTAAAAACAAAGGCGTCATACAGAACAAAAGACTCTATGTAAGCCTACATATGAGAGACATCTCAGACTACTTCTTAGAAAAGTACGACCACTTTGTGAAGATGGCAGCAAAGAGAGTAGCTAAGAATGATGATGTAGCCTACCCTATATGGTGCAGCGTCTCAAAGGCTAACTGCCTAAAGCCTATAGATAAGGAAGTCGTGTATGCAATCACAGTACCAAAAGACGAAGTCATCTACTTTGACGGCGCTAAGTGGGACCTTGTGCTTAACAATCAGTACGTGCCACTTGACAAAGAAGATGCAAAGCGCTTCGAGGACGTGCTTAAAAAGTGTGGTGCAGACAAGGTATACAACATCTTCGAGCGTAAATACAACGGGATATTTGACGACATAAGAGAAGAAATCGTATCTAGCTGGGAGAGGATATTCGATATCACAGACAGAAGCGAGTTTGTCGTGCAGGCAAACCTTTGGCAAATAAAGAAGGATTGGGTTAAGCATATAGTTTATCCAGGAGATGACTTCTTTGAAATAGTGAGTGATATGGAGGAGACGTGGGTTAAGTAATAAGCATTAAAAAAGGGAGCTTTCGCTCCCAATTTTTTGATTTAATTATGTGGTACTAGTACTATACTTGCAAATCCTTTCATTATAGGTGGATATACATCAAATCTAAATACCGTACCATTTTTGTATATAAATATAAACATAATATATTTTCCACTGTCAAATTCTGTAGCAACATAATTTACTTCGTAGTCCCTAGAGAAGATTTCTCCGCCAAATCTTTTAGCATCAGCGATTTTTCTTTCTGCTATTTCTTTTACCATTTCTTCGCTAGCATCATAATTCAATTCTCTTAAGATTTCACTAGCCTTCTTATAATCTTTGTCTGCAAGAGCATCATGAACCATAGTAAATTTTTCTTGTAGTTCTTCTTTAGACATTTTTCTAATATCTTTTTCATCATCTATAAAGCGAATAACTGGTCCAACTTGTGCACTACTCGAGAATTGAAACTTTCCTTCTTTTTCAGCGGGAACAGTTTTCATTATACTAACTCCACCACCTGGGTAAGTAAATTTAATTACATGAGTTCTAAATCCATCGACATCTTCAATGCTTTTTTCAATCTTTGCACCTTCAGTATATATTCTAGCGCCATATAGTGTAGACATGTTTACAATAGTTGCCATCGGATTGTCATCAGTTAGTGGTACTTGATCATAATATTTATACTTATTAACAACAGTGTTGTTTTGAGCTATCATACGGTCAAAAATAGCATTATCTTCTTTAGAGAATTTTTCTTCAGTTTTTTCTTCTTTCTTATCTTCTTTTACTTCTTTAAAGATATAGCACTTATCATCAATCTCAACAGTTATGCTTCCATCAGTTCCAATTTGGTACTCATATCCAGTTCCAAAGTTTGATTCATTGTCCTTCTTAGGCATTTCTTTTGCATCAACGCTTGTTAATATCTTGCCATCCATAGTTCCACATTTCATGTTCTTATTAATTTCTTCTGTGTCCTTATAAAGCTTAGACTTAATCATAACATAGCGAGGAGCCTTAGCTGCTTTTACTTCGCTAGATAATAAAACTGTTTTAGTCTTCTCATCATAGCCTACATCAAAGCCTACAAGCGCACCAAGATCTCTTAGTTGCATATAATTATTGCCTTTTATAAGAGCTGTCTTTATGTCTTTTGCTTCGCCGTTAACCATAATTTTCTTAACTTCTAACATAGCTTTTGCTTTAGCATCTTTGATAGCTGCAAGGTCACCAGCTTCTTTAGTATAAGGCTTATCTGTTTCAACTATGACTAAATTCTTTTCAGCATCATATCCAACGTTGAATTGTGACTTTTTAGCTGTCATGATGGCTGCAACGTCACGAAGTTTTACATAGTTATGCCCTTCAATGTTGTAAGCGCCAATGTCAACAGCTTGTCCGTCAAGCGTAATTTTTTGGCTAGTCTTTCTAGCATTGGCTGTCTTGCTTTCAGCAAACGCTGTTGGCAGTAGTGTTACTAGCATTAATATTGCAAGTAACAGTGAAATTTTCTTCTTCATAATATTCCTCCTTAAATAGATTTGTTAACTTTATTATACTACTTAAGAAATATAAAATCAAGCCAAAAGAAGGGAGCAAAAGCTCCCTTCTTTATCTGTATAAACTATTTATTTTCTTTTTCTACCTTAGTATCTTTTTCTTCTTTTACTTCTTTTGTGTCTTCTTTCTTATCTTCTTTCTTATCTTCTTTCACTTCTTCCTTCTTTTCCTCTTTCACTTCTTCCTTCTTATCTTCTTTTACTTCTTCCTTCTTATCTTCTTTCACTTCTTCCTTCTTTTCTTCTTTTGTTCTACATTGAATATCTAAACTTACATAAGTAGGTGAGTAATTGTATTGCATTTCAAGTTGATCTTTAGTTCCATAGTCAAATGTATATAATAAAATTGTATTTGCAAAGAATCTAATTGTTCTGCTTGTATAAGTGTACTTATCCTTCAATACATCAAAGCCCTTTGTCTTTTCTTCAATGTACTTCATCATCTTGTCCTTGTCGCCATCTAGTCCTAGGCTCTTGAAGTTTTCGTAGGCAGCATCATAATCCTTTTTAGCATAATTATAATGAAGAGTCCAAACTGGTGCAGTGTTTAGGCTAAAGTTCAAATCCTTATACTTATAGTGATCATCAGCATATCCTTCTTTATAATGATCCCCTTCGTAATTATTTATGCCCATCAGGTAGTTGACTCCACTGTCTGGTTTAAAAAAGTCTAAAGTTATTGTAGACTCAGGGCTGTTGAAAAATACCATATAACCCTTACCGTCAGCATAATTTTCAATTCTCTTTTCCGCCTTATAGTCCTTATTGTACTTTGTAATATTTACAAGTTTAACTAAGTTTTTCATTTGTGAAACATAGCCATTGCATTCTTCATCAGATAAGTTATTAAAAGTTAGTGCTCTTGTATACTTGTATTGATCTTCTGTGTTATCATCTGCCATAGCATTGTATAAGCCTTCAATGTTATTAAAAATTTTCTCATCATCTTCAGTGAATTCATTTGTTATAAAGCCATCATAGCTTGGATCGTCTCCATACTTAGACTCTAGTTCTATAGTGCTAGTCTTCTTGTCATAGTTAATGCTAAAGCCTACAAGCTTAGCTAAGTCTCTAAGTTTTAAGTAGTTGTTGCCATTGATAAAAGCAGTTTGAGCACTCTTTTCTTGATAAATTTCAGAACCTTCTGGGTTGTGGTTTATCAAAACATTTTTAACTGACATCTTAGCCTTTGCCTTTTCATCCTTTAGCTCTTCAAGGTCGCCTTTAATCTTCTTGTAATCTCTGCCCTTTAGAATGATAAAAGAATTATTTTCCTTGTCATAAGCAACGTCGAACTTCATTTCTGTGCCATTGAACATAGCAGCAAGGTCACGTAGCTTGATGTAGTTGGAGTTATTGATGTTGTAGAAGCCAACCTTAACTTCTTTGCCATCAAGAGTTAATTTTTGACTAGTCTTTCTAGCCTCTACTGTTTTGCTTTCAGCAAATGCTGTTGGTAGTAGTGTTACTAGCATTACTATTGCAAGTAACAGTGAAAGTTTTTTCTTCATAAAAAATCCTCCTTAAATGAATTTATTAACTTCATTATACTACTAAAGAGATAAAAAAGCAATCCACTTTATATAATTATCCTCTATACTTTCTCTCTATTTATTAAAAATATTTAATAATTACTTTACACACAAGCTTATCCACATCAGAGATCGCTATTTCACAATTATAAACATACTTATCCACTTTATCCACAGGTCATTTTCATAAAAATAGTGCTTGACAAAGCTATTTTCTTGTGATTTTTAATTTATCCACAGACTTATCCACAGGCGTGCCCTATAATATTGTCCCCAGCAATAAAAAAGCTCTGCTCGTAAACGAACAAAGCTTAAACTCATATTATTAATCGTCACCATCAACTAGGTCTGATGAAACGTCTGGAAGGCTCCACCTGTACTTCATTGACAAAAGCCTTAAGACTACTGTAGTCACAACTCCCATAAAGAAGGCAAAGTTTGCTCCATATGGCCTTAGAATGATGAAGGCTACAGCTCCAAGTAATGAGGCAACTGCGTATATGGTGTTTTTTGTGAATATAATCGGTATGGTGTCTGACAAAAGGTCTCTCATAACTCCTCCACCGCAACCTGTAATCACGCCGACGAAGATTAGTAGGAAGGGGTTGTTCATATAGCCGCGCGCTATGCCGACTGTTACGGCACTGGCTGTGAATATACCAAGGCCTATGGCGTCAAGCACTGAGGCTATTTGAGTGTATTTAATCATAAAGTCTCTGTTAACACCTTTTAGGCTTAGGATCTTTATCTTCTTCGATAAGAATATGATAAGGATCAAGGCTGTCACTATCGAAACGCTTGTGTATGTAGTGTCTCTAAATGCCATGGGCGGAGTGATGCCTAGTGTGATATCTCTTATGATGCCGCCTCCCACCGCTGTGATTATGGCTAGGACCACTATGCCGAAGATGTCCATGCCCTTTCTAATCGCAACAAGGGTTCCCGACGATGCGAAGGCAACTGTGCCGACTATTTCTGCTATATAGTAAAATTTCTCGTAATCCATAGTATCTCCTCTCTGGGATAATTATACCACAAAATTGATTTTTCTGTGATAATATTTGGACGCACACAAAAAAAAGTGCACATCAATCGATATGCACCTTCTATACTATTATATATTACGATCTCTTCTTAATCCATGTTATGATCTCGTCAAGTCTTCTTTGTCTATGCTTTGGCTTACCCGAACGGCTTAGCTCGTGGTTCTCGCCGTGGAAGATAACTATCTTCGAGTCGACTCCGAAGTACTTAAGCGCTGTAAACATTTGCACGCCTTGTTCAAGTGGGCATCTGTAGTCCTCGTCCGAGTGTATGAAAAGCGTTGGAGTCTTGACCTCGCTCGCATATTTTAATGGAGAGCGCTCCCATAAAGCTTCAGGCGATAGGAACGGATCTGCAAGGTTTTGATCAGTCGCAAAGTAGTAGCCGATGTCCGATACACCGAAGAAGCTTAGCCAGTTCGATATAGAGCGTTGCGACGCAGCCGACTTGAACCTGTTAGTATGACCGATGATCCAGTTAGTCATGAAGCCGCCGTAGCTGCCACCAGTGACGTGAAGGTTGTCCCTATCTATGTCCTCATACCTTTCCAAAGCCGCATCCGTGAACTTCATCAAATCGTCGAAGTCGATAGTGCCGTACTTGCCTCTGATATTCATAAAGTCGTTGCCTCTACCATCAGCACCTCTCGGGTTAGTGAATAAAACAAAGTAGCCTTGCTTTGCAAAGTATAGGTACTCGTGATATAAAAGCTCCCCAGTAACAGTCTTAGGTCCTCCGTGCACCTCAAGTATCGCAGGGTACTTCTTGCCCTTCTTGTATCCATCAGGCTTAATCACAAAGCCCTCAAAATCAATATCGTCATTCTTAAAAGTAATCTTCTCATATGGCTTAGCCTTCCAAGCCTTCACCAAAGCCTCGTTTATGGCTGTCACTTTCTTAAACTTGCCCTCTTCAAACTTGTAGACCTCTTGCAAGTTGTAGTCAAGCATGCCGATGGCGTAGATGCCACTCTCACAGGCGTCAAACTCGTCAACAGAGCCTACTACCTTAGAAAGCCTTTCCACTTTACCAGCCTTGTCAATAGCGAATAGATCTGCACTATTCGCAAGTGTAGCTATAAAGTAAAGCTTGTCCTTCACTGCCCTAAACGAGTAGCCGCCGCCATAACGAAGGTCGCTTCCAACAGATGAGCCAATGGACATATCAAAGTCCTCGTTAATGCACCTCATGCCTTCCTTAGACTTGTCGATTAGGTAGACCTTCATATTTTGGTTTATGCCGTGTGCCTCTTGGTCAGTCGCAAATATAAAGACATCCTCCCCTGCGTAACTTGGTCCGTAGTAAGTTAAGTCCTCATCGTACTCAAGCTTCACAGATTTATCGCTCTCAAAGCTATATACATAAAGCTGACTCTTTAAAGGCGCCTTGTCAGTGTATGACTCCGAAGTGTAGATAATCTCCGACTTGTTAGGAGCTATGTCGTAGCTCGATACATTAGTAAAGTCATCAGTAAGAATCTTAAGAGCGCCACTCTTTATATTGTAGATGGCAAGCGAAGTACGGATCTTGTTGATGTAGCCAGCGCCATTTAAGTAGAAAGGAATCTCGTCATATATAGTGTAGTCGTCCTCTTGTTTAATTTCAGCCGACTTCTTCTCGTAAGTCTCCTGATCCATGTCCTTAAAGTGCCTAATCTTCTCAGAGTTTGAGATCATAAGCACAAGATTGTCCTCATCCAAAACGCGCACAC comes from Fenollaria sporofastidiosus and encodes:
- a CDS encoding alpha/beta hydrolase family protein; its protein translation is MNIKIDDFKLNKPVSALKISPDGRSKVFTVTDVDMASNGYKNSFYMLDENDSLKRLSTNDVSSTYAIDNSGIIFAKSDEKRKYASIVYRLSFTGGERQELFRLMYPINSVRVLDEDNLVLMISNSEKIRHFKDMDQETYEKKSAEIKQEDDYTIYDEIPFYLNGAGYINKIRTSLAIYNIKSGALKILTDDFTNVSSYDIAPNKSEIIYTSESYTDKAPLKSQLYVYSFESDKSVKLEYDEDLTYYGPSYAGEDVFIFATDQEAHGINQNMKVYLIDKSKEGMRCINEDFDMSIGSSVGSDLRYGGGYSFRAVKDKLYFIATLANSADLFAIDKAGKVERLSKVVGSVDEFDACESGIYAIGMLDYNLQEVYKFEEGKFKKVTAINEALVKAWKAKPYEKITFKNDDIDFEGFVIKPDGYKKGKKYPAILEVHGGPKTVTGELLYHEYLYFAKQGYFVLFTNPRGADGRGNDFMNIRGKYGTIDFDDLMKFTDAALERYEDIDRDNLHVTGGSYGGFMTNWIIGHTNRFKSAASQRSISNWLSFFGVSDIGYYFATDQNLADPFLSPEALWERSPLKYASEVKTPTLFIHSDEDYRCPLEQGVQMFTALKYFGVDSKIVIFHGENHELSRSGKPKHRQRRLDEIITWIKKRS
- a CDS encoding DUF3841 domain-containing protein, with amino-acid sequence MEYVNLYTRQHENSLYELKNKGVIQNKRLYVSLHMRDISDYFLEKYDHFVKMAAKRVAKNDDVAYPIWCSVSKANCLKPIDKEVVYAITVPKDEVIYFDGAKWDLVLNNQYVPLDKEDAKRFEDVLKKCGADKVYNIFERKYNGIFDDIREEIVSSWERIFDITDRSEFVVQANLWQIKKDWVKHIVYPGDDFFEIVSDMEETWVK
- a CDS encoding stalk domain-containing protein, giving the protein MKKKISLLLAILMLVTLLPTAFAESKTANARKTSQKITLDGQAVDIGAYNIEGHNYVKLRDVAAIMTAKKSQFNVGYDAEKNLVIVETDKPYTKEAGDLAAIKDAKAKAMLEVKKIMVNGEAKDIKTALIKGNNYMQLRDLGALVGFDVGYDEKTKTVLLSSEVKAAKAPRYVMIKSKLYKDTEEINKNMKCGTMDGKILTSVDAKEMPKKDNESNFGTGYEYQIGTDGSITVEIDDKCYIFKEVKEDKKEEKTEEKFSKEDNAIFDRMIAQNNTVVNKYKYYDQVPLTDDNPMATIVNMSTLYGARIYTEGAKIEKSIEDVDGFRTHVIKFTYPGGGVSIMKTVPAEKEGKFQFSSSAQVGPVIRFIDDEKDIRKMSKEELQEKFTMVHDALADKDYKKASEILRELNYDASEEMVKEIAERKIADAKRFGGEIFSRDYEVNYVATEFDSGKYIMFIFIYKNGTVFRFDVYPPIMKGFASIVLVPHN
- a CDS encoding trimeric intracellular cation channel family protein; its protein translation is MDYEKFYYIAEIVGTVAFASSGTLVAIRKGMDIFGIVVLAIITAVGGGIIRDITLGITPPMAFRDTTYTSVSIVTALILIIFLSKKIKILSLKGVNRDFMIKYTQIASVLDAIGLGIFTASAVTVGIARGYMNNPFLLIFVGVITGCGGGVMRDLLSDTIPIIFTKNTIYAVASLLGAVAFIILRPYGANFAFFMGVVTTVVLRLLSMKYRWSLPDVSSDLVDGDD